One genomic region from Zalophus californianus isolate mZalCal1 chromosome 2, mZalCal1.pri.v2, whole genome shotgun sequence encodes:
- the LOC113924701 gene encoding translation initiation factor IF-2-like produces MTQHKARPPRGSREARATPSGAGPAPASGHSPLLPPTSNGSAEPPPDPDAAAQGGRPGARRTPLGPCETTGADARLRLGARGILRVNKSIYRCLVSWSYLDI; encoded by the exons ATGACACAGCACAAAGCGCGGCCCCCACGTGGCTCCCGCGAAGCCCGCGCCACGCCCTCGGGAGCTGGGCCCGCACCAGCTTCTGGgcacagccccctcctccctcccacctctaaCGGTTCCGCAGAGCCACCCCCCGACCCCGATGCCGCGGCACAGGGAGGGCGCCCGGGAGCGCGCAGGACGCCGCTGGGTCCCTGCGAGACAACCGGAGCTGATGCGCGCCTCCGCCTCGGCGCTCGGGG aatcctTAGAGTGAACAAATCAATATATAGATGTCTAGTGTCTTGGTCTTACTTGGACATTTAG